From Hemibagrus wyckioides isolate EC202008001 linkage group LG11, SWU_Hwy_1.0, whole genome shotgun sequence:
gggaaaaaaaaatattttgttggtgGTGGAACGGAGCATTCTGTATTCCTGACTATAATCAGATCATGTCCAGCATCTAATGCTAACCCTTAACACCCTGCTAGTCTCCTGACATCTCTTTTCTCAGAGTTTTTCTTAACAAatcctgacttttttttttgagatcaGACTAGGTTACGGCTGTCAAACATTTACTAGACCCActgtgtgaataaaataaatagatacaaATGAAAAGACATTGACCCCAAATTACCCAAAATGTAGTCTGTTCAGTTCGATGAGCATGAAACTCATTACAGCTTCTTACGACACGCCTCGAGTCTCAACTACATTTAGgttaaattgttttatttatttatttattggcagAACTATCACTTTAAATTCTTCCTCAGCTTTTGTTTCTTGCCATATTTAATACTTTGGACTGCAAGCTAGAGACTTTGACATCCCCTGTTTCTTCTCTATAACAGATTTCTATTTGTCTGTGTTTTAAAGTTTAATGTTCAGTTCCACTGCTTTTGTCCTGTATGAGCTCATATCCATACTCTTCAGGAACGCACATCCGTGGACTCGAGACCACAGCGACCTACGACCCCTCCACACAGGAGTTTGTCCTGAACAGCCCCACGGTCACTTCCATCAAATGGTGGCCAGGAGGACGtgagtgatgtttttttttttttcttcactccaCTCAATTACTGTATTACcaatgagaataaaaaaataaataaaaaaagaataagaacaacagtatacaaaaatgtattattaaactAAGAGaagaatttgaaataaaatttgtCCAAAGATAGAATTAACTATACAAATTGGAATGGGAAGACAGCAGTgatgggccgtcagggccagcaaggccttctctgctttaaaattgtattaaattattcccaatagtctattctctacatttcatagcttttctctcggttgcgctgcttccagtagtgtatatttatgataagagtatttatccaatcatatttcagccagtggctgacatcatgtgttgccagggtgaaagaaatctgccttaaggccttcagaatcaatagtgcaggcgcccgtggTTTAAAATaagtgttacattaaccaatcagatttcgagttggcgtcactggggccatctagcaggcatacgattacgtcagcaatttcccgtcctttgattggataattggagtagtcagaggcggCGAACcgaacaaactaaataaaatatatattttaactcacaatgcctgacagaggagaagaaatcgatttggtcgcagacgtccttacaaatgcattttcaaggcggacttttcaagaaaagcTAGAGATCGTGAAGAAAGGTCAGCCAACCCCCGAAGCTAGCAAGCCTATCCCACCCGGGGAAGGGGTTTGTCCGCCACTTTCAAATCAGTAACTACGAGCGGTACTTTGCTAGTTAGTGGTTGATAAGTATCTACTGACGTgtcgtcataatgatggtatagaggtggattaattcaggaagtacaccagtgaaggcctaggtgtgaaatgcatgtaGAAAAACATGTACATAAGTGCATGTGTCTGTTAAGTGGCATTTTAATTGCCAGAAACCCCTTGCTGATGAGAAACGAGTTGTGTTAGGAAGGAGAATTAACTAGGATGTGTTTGTGCGTCTGTCTTGCAGTGGGCAAGACGTCCAATCACGCCATTGTGTTGGCGCAGCTCTACACACACGGCAAGTGCCACGGCCTCCACGCCTTCATCGTCCCTATACGCTGTATGAAAACCCACCAGCCTCTGCCAGGTATTTTATGTTTCTCTGCCTTAACAGCTATTTGTTCATTTAGAACAAGAGCTATGACCAGGATATACTGATGGAATGTTAAAGAATCAGTTTGTATTTTTCAGATCTCTCTGTAAACTGTGACAAGCCTCTGACCCCAATGTTCTGTTTGATGTACGGGACAGATATGAGCAGCTCGCATTCATTTTGGGGTGGAGCTATTTTCATGGCCGGAGAAAGTTGAACCGCGTTATATTGATTTTCCTTTAAAGAGTCAGAATTTAGTGGCTGTGTAGATTCACTCTATGCATGGCATGTGCAGGAATAGTGATTTGTTGAGTCCACCATGTGTGCAGGCGTGGTTGTAGGTGACATTGGCCCCAAATTCGGCTTCGACGAGGTGGATAACGGATTCCTGAAGCTGGATAACATTCGGATCCCGCGTGAGAATATGCTGATGAAGTACTCCAAGGTGAGCAGCGCACGAGTTATACCCAGTGCAAACTAAAAGAGCACCAGCGAtagcatatttgtgtgtgtgtgtgtgtgtgtgtgtgtgtgtgtgtgtgtgtgtgtgtgtaggtccaACCTGATGGCACGTACGTGAAGCCCCCCAGTGATAAGCTGACGTACGGCACCATGGTGTTTATCCGCGCCATGATTGTAGGACTGTCGGCCATCGCTCTGTCCAAATCCTGCACCATCGCCATCCGCTACAGCGCTGTCCGTCATCAGTCTGAGCTACGAGCCGGGTACTTTCATTCTTCATATACTAAAGAAATTTGCAAAAGCTCTGTTATGAATAATCATGCATTTTTAAATCTTTACCTTTTATcaatgaatacacacactgatacagttttttctttgtaaagCGTTTGTATTCTTCAGTTATTATTTGTTCCATGTTTGTTGTTAGCAGTTTCTATTTTCACAATCGCACACGTTCGGTTTTTCTAAGAAGTCGTATGAGCTCATAATGTTATCTGGTGTCTTCTTCACACAGAGAGCCTGAGCCACAGATCTTGGACTACCAGGCTCAGCAGTATAAACTCTTCCCGCTGTTAGCAACGGCCTACGCCTTCACCTTTGTGGGCCAGTACATGAAGAACACGTATAATCGCATCACTGGAGACATCAACCAGGGAGACTTTAGCCAGCTGCCCGAGGTATGAGGACGAGGGTTCAGTCAACAGGGTGCCGTTACTGTAATAATCTTTATAATCTTGCACAGTCGAGGAATTATATGAAGTGCAACTATACTGGAGATTTTAGTGTCCTTATTATGAAAACAGAGGTGGCTAATGACATgctgtattatatttacatgagtatatgttgaataaatTGCAGTTTTAATGCTATGCTAGTTTTAATGCTattcttttctgtatttttatgtttttatcaaGATTTACACTTGATTCTCCGTGTCACATCCTGGAATTATTCTCGATAAAGCCACACCCATTCTGTTGTTTCTCAGTCATTCATACTtggataaaatgaaaaatgatgtaTACTTGACTGATGTATACTTGACTGCTAATATCAGGCGTGTTACCTAGCTAActgtaaatctctctctctctctctctctctctctctctctctcagctccacGCTCTAGCTGCAGGTTTGAAAGCGTTCACTACCTCGACTGTGAATGCAGGGATTGAAGTGTGTCGGATGGCCTGCGGAGGTCACGGTTATTCTCGAAGCAGCGGCCTGCCGGACATCTACGTCACCTTTACGGCCACATGCACCTACGAGGGCGAGAACACCGTCATGATGCTGCAGACGGcccggtacacacacactgccaatAGTCTCATACTGTAATCATCTAGTAGGTTTGAATTGCTCTGCTGATTACTTTGAGTTTATCTACCTCAAACTTTTGTGTCCCTTTGCGTTACCTCAGTCGATATAACAGTGTCGTTGTTTCCTGAATTCGTGTCTATTCCTGTGGTTCAGCTACCTGGTGAAGAGCTACAGACAAGCGCGTGATGGAAAGCAGCTCAGTGGCATCGTCTCATACTTGAACGAATCTCACCAGCGTATTCAGCCTCAACCCACAGGGTCCAGACCCACAGTCATCAATATCAACGACCTGCAGAGCCTCGTGGAGGCCTACAAACTCCGTGCTGCCAAGTATGTCTCTCACACAGAGCACAGCTTTACTAAATATCACAGTTTTGCTTGTAGACTGTGACTTATAGACTCTCAAGTGCTGCCAAAATTCAGGGCTAGTGATTGcacatattaaagaaaaaaggtCAAATATGTTTGTTTAAATAGCCTTGTTTAATTATCACAATGAAAAGGTTTAGAAATAAAACTCAATGACTAGCTGCAGATCTTAACCGAGTGAAAGTCTCAGGTTGGGGTTTATTGCTTCAGGAGATCAGCAAGAGCTAAACCGGTTCAAGTTTCAAAACACCACCGATGTAAACTGAGCACAATTAGTTTAATGAAATAATGCCAATTTCTAATGATTCTTCTATCAGCATGTTATTTTAACACAGCTTGATGCATACGTATTTGATCTTAGCGTGGTGGAAACGGCAGCAAAGAGCCTGCAGACAGAGCTCCAGCGCAGCAAGAGCCAAGAGGACGCCTGGAACAACAGCTCCTTAGAGCTCCTCCGTGCCTCTGACGTACGTCTATGACACTTTCTTCAGTTTGACTTCCACAcctttttttataaattattatattatattattatattatattatattatattatattatattatattatattatattatattatattatattatattatattatattatattatattatattatattattatagtatataatattatatagtcATTATCCAAATGACTTGTATACTTGTGTATCTGATTCAGCCCTGTACCGCAATGACCTCAGTTTGAGTTTAATTCTAGCAGAGCATGTGGTTAGAACTGGATATTTTCTGctgtaaaatgaattaataattaataaaaaatgaattatcgCCGTAGGTCTGATacaaaatgagtcaggacactgttttctgtgtgagagtattcCTCCATTACGCTGAATTTTAGTGATTGAAGATGATcgattttagatgcttatgaacaagcactcaggGCATCACCGAGAGCAGAACTGAGTTTACTCTGAAGGTAGAAACAACTGTTTtatggaacttttctatgaaaatattgtCCCTTGTAGGGtagataaaaacataaatacttatgaaaagCTACAAATTCTACTTTCATATTAAGCATCGCTGTGAAGTGACGTGATCAGGACATTCAATTCTGAACATGGACGcaacaaaacatacacaaattCTATATTTTAGCCTCTGGTTGTCATGAAtttgatggggtttttttttttataatggagACATAGTGAGAGTGACATGATCAGCTTTCTACAATGATGTGGTTGCTGTTTAAAGCTTTATCACACCaccctggatttttttttcttttcttttccagtaATATGTAGCCACTGAATTCCAGTTATTCTTGACCAGTGTTTGTGGCTGTCTGTGCATTTCTAGACTAATGTGTAGTCTTTCTTGATCCCTATGAGATTCTGGGTTTcttactgtgtctctgtgtgtgtgtgtgtctgtccgtctgtccgtccttGTGTCCAGGCCCACTGTCACTTTGTAGTGGTGAAGCTGTTTGCTGCTAAGCTGAGTGAGCTCAGTAACACGGCCGTCTACTCTGTCCTCAGCACTCTTGCTCTGCTCTATGCCCTGCACGGTGTTGCCAAGAACTCGGGAGACTTTTTGCAGGTTACACACACGTTTTATAAACCATGAAATGAATTCCTTAATAAAACTCTTGTCACTTTAACTGATTAGAGCAATGGCACTGATTTCAAAACACATAGGACACAATGTTCTTAGGAATATATTAACAGTAGCATTTAGTAATTTGGTAAACGTGCCTAAGAAGTGAGTCCGAATCAGGTGTACATGAAAAACGGCACGTAATGATACTAAAGCCAGGTTTATTGTATGCTTCTGTATTGAAGCATGTTTGTGTCACAATGCAGAGAGGGAGTTTGTAGGAAAGCATGGCACACAGAGGTACACTGACATGCCatgcacacactctataacGCATTATGTCTACATATTGACAATGCTGTTCATCAACCGGGTGAATGCTGATTGGTTGAGGCATTAAGGGACGTCCAATTTGCATATAATCCTATACAGTCAGCTATACTAAAACCTTTTCTGTTACGTGTGCATTTTCCAGGCTGGTCTACTGACAGTTCCTCAGCTGGCTCAGATCACTCAGAGGATTAAGGCCCTGATGGCTGAGATCCGTCCCAACGCTGTGGCTCTGGTGGACGCCTTTGACTACCGTGACGAGATGCTGAACTCGGTGCTAGGCCGCTACGACGGGAACGTCTACGAGAGCATGTTCGAGTGGGCCAAGAAATCTCCGCTCAACCATACGGAGGTAAGGGAACGATATCATctttttactattgttttatctTCTGTCATTTCTTAACAGGATTTTATTGTAGTTTATTGTAACTTGACTTCATTCTGACTTATATAAGACAGGTCCTTATATACCTGGAATAAACCTCAATGCAGGTTCaagtattttattactttagGTTGTGTAAATAATTACTCATTTACTCATCTAGTGGAGGCAAAGTACAACACACCATGCAGTAGCTGTGAGGGATATGACAGAAATATCAAATATAAGCTATATTTTTGATACAGAATGTACCAAAA
This genomic window contains:
- the acox1 gene encoding peroxisomal acyl-coenzyme A oxidase 1 isoform X1; translation: MNPDLRRERENATFQTEILTNVLDGSVEKTRRRREIESLVINDPDFQQEDPNFLSRSERYDAAVKKSIQMFSKIREYGISDPEEIYFYKRCVHNGRSEPLDLHLGMFLTTLLNQASPNQLDTLFTPAWNLEIIGTYAQTELGHGTHIRGLETTATYDPSTQEFVLNSPTVTSIKWWPGGLGKTSNHAIVLAQLYTHGKCHGLHAFIVPIRCMKTHQPLPGVVVGDIGPKFGFDEVDNGFLKLDNIRIPRENMLMKYSKVQPDGTYVKPPSDKLTYGTMVFIRAMIVGLSAIALSKSCTIAIRYSAVRHQSELRAGEPEPQILDYQAQQYKLFPLLATAYAFTFVGQYMKNTYNRITGDINQGDFSQLPELHALAAGLKAFTTSTVNAGIEVCRMACGGHGYSRSSGLPDIYVTFTATCTYEGENTVMMLQTARYLVKSYRQARDGKQLSGIVSYLNESHQRIQPQPTGSRPTVININDLQSLVEAYKLRAANVVETAAKSLQTELQRSKSQEDAWNNSSLELLRASDAHCHFVVVKLFAAKLSELSNTAVYSVLSTLALLYALHGVAKNSGDFLQAGLLTVPQLAQITQRIKALMAEIRPNAVALVDAFDYRDEMLNSVLGRYDGNVYESMFEWAKKSPLNHTEVHESFYKYMKPLQSKL
- the acox1 gene encoding peroxisomal acyl-coenzyme A oxidase 1 isoform X2 translates to MNPDLRRERENATFQTEILTNVLDGSVEKTRRRREIESLVINDPDFQQEDPNFLSRSERYDAAVKKSIQMFSKIREYGISDPEEIYFYKRLAQRAPHEAFAIHFMMFIPTLSSLCTPEQQDKWLLLADSFKVVGTYAQTEMGHGTHIRGLETTATYDPSTQEFVLNSPTVTSIKWWPGGLGKTSNHAIVLAQLYTHGKCHGLHAFIVPIRCMKTHQPLPGVVVGDIGPKFGFDEVDNGFLKLDNIRIPRENMLMKYSKVQPDGTYVKPPSDKLTYGTMVFIRAMIVGLSAIALSKSCTIAIRYSAVRHQSELRAGEPEPQILDYQAQQYKLFPLLATAYAFTFVGQYMKNTYNRITGDINQGDFSQLPELHALAAGLKAFTTSTVNAGIEVCRMACGGHGYSRSSGLPDIYVTFTATCTYEGENTVMMLQTARYLVKSYRQARDGKQLSGIVSYLNESHQRIQPQPTGSRPTVININDLQSLVEAYKLRAANVVETAAKSLQTELQRSKSQEDAWNNSSLELLRASDAHCHFVVVKLFAAKLSELSNTAVYSVLSTLALLYALHGVAKNSGDFLQAGLLTVPQLAQITQRIKALMAEIRPNAVALVDAFDYRDEMLNSVLGRYDGNVYESMFEWAKKSPLNHTEVHESFYKYMKPLQSKL